The DNA region TCAATTTTTGCAGATATGACAAACGCTTCTGATGACCAAACTTATCTCACTACCGGGAACAACGATGGAGCAACTACCCCCGAAAACAGTCTAATTCGGTAGGTTATACAGAGGAAACAACGCCTGCTGACGAAAACCCCAAAGAAGCAATGCAGATCGTGAGGGAGCAACAACATTCAATGATGGAGGAGATTGAATTCATGAGGAAAACTATCTCAGCACTTTCTGGCAACCCAAACACCAGAGTCAAGAGGCCCGGAGGGACACCCCCGACACCAACTATCGAAGACAATACAGCCAGTGAAGATCGAATGGAAGGTAGAACCATCGGGAATTAAGACGCATTTGAAAGCGAGTGTATCCCAGATGATCCTTTCCGGGCACAAGTCTTGCAATTTATGAAAGACATCACTAATAAGATTAACAAAAGAGCTAAGGAAACGGAAAAGAGCGCGAAGGAGTTTTAAGCCCGTATGGATTAAATCCCGGGGGCTCCGCCGGTCCTTGATGGTTCGGATGCAAAAAAGTATATTCAGTTAGCTTATAAACCAGAAGCTACCCCAGAGTTGATCtcgaaaaaatttaaaatgccAGACATCTCTAAGTATGACGGGACGACGATTCGCATGAGCACATAACGGCTTACACCATGGCTATCAAGGGAAATAACCTGAAATCGAATAAGATTGAATCAGTCTTGATCAAGAAATCGGCTAGACATTGGCTAAAGGGCCTTTAACttggttttctttttaatatgaACACTCCTTTGATTCATTTGCTATGATCACAGATATGTTTATTATAGCACATGCTGGAGCCCGAAAGGTGTAAAAGTGAAAGGCAGATATCTTCGCATAACGCAAGGGGAGATCGAGTTGCTCCGTGACTTTATCACTCAGTTATGAAAGGAAAGAATGTTGCTCCTCGCAGTTCTGAATGAATGGGCAACTGAGGCTTTCACTGTGGGTTTCAACCCTCTGAGTTCGGATGCTTCACGAAGGCTCAAGGAAAATCTGCTAGAGTTTCAGGAAACAACGTGGAAGATGTTCGCAGTTGGTATACGTCAATGATTCGCGTAAAAGATGATCAGGTAAATATACTGACATCTTCTGCAGCCCGGAATCAAGGTCAACTGAACTTTGATCGGAGGCATTCCAGACACCGATTTGAGCCATACCCGTCGGGACCACTGACTGACAGAAGGCAGAAGCTTTTCCAGAGCGAATCGCCATAAAACAACTTAAATGAAGAACAATAATATCTATGAACACTGGGGATTATTCCAACAAAGCAACGAAAACCACAACGATAAGTACCGGAAGCATCTGAAGATGGCTCCAGaacaatgacaaaaaaaaaagcattataGCCTGAACTGGCTCcggaataaataaataaaaaaagaaatgggGGCTGCCAGATTAACtttgaaaaaaatagaaggaacCGAAATCAGGACTTGGCTAGACCCAGTAGATGTCAGCCCGACCATAATTCTCTTGCAAtgtatttttgttcatttcatgTAAACTGTCGTATACACAAAGTTGTAAACGCTTGTGTACGTTCAAGGAATGGAATGAAGCAAAACTTGCACCTTCTGAACATTCTCATATATGTCCAAAAGAAATGAAATCATTCTTCAATTTGCTTACGCTTAAAAGCAAATAAGGATTATGAATTCGAACAATTGTGTCCAAATGAACAGGAGACGTCCTCTTCATAAGCACTGAAAACATAAGGGCCCTCTTTTATAAAGCCGTCCAGTTAAACCACTAAAAAGTCGGATGCTTTATTTCCTGATCGTAAAGACAACCGGACATGTTATACTTTCGGACTTTACCAGAACTAGAAGATTTAAATTCCTGGTCATTAACATCCCCAGCCTCTAAGATTTCGGTATAACTAATAAGCCTAAAGTTATAAAAGTTTCGGGTATAACTAAAAACCCAAGAATCAATATTTGAAGTTTAAAAGTTTTGGGTACAACTAAAAACCTAAGAGTCAAAACTCAAAGATTAAAAGTTTCTTGAACACTAAAAACTCGAGATCAAGCTTTCTGTGGTGGTGATACTTTTTCAGCATCAACCGGCCGTTGATTATAGAAAAACCAGTGGTGGAGTTGTCATTTGAATCCCTGGGTCCTGCACTATTTTTTCCTTCCCCCGATTTTAGTCCCAATTGGGTTTTTCCCGTAAGGTTTCTAATGAGGCAGAAGCGAGGATGATTACATGACTTTCcagcaagaaggagaaaattttCCACCTTCTGGTCACATCTCAGCGAGTGATCGGAAAATGGGGGGAGTATCTGTATAGGGTAAAATCGGTAGACACCAAGTGGACGTATCAAAAGATGACACGGGGCGATGGCGACGGGTCAGATCCGAGTCATCAAACGAGGGGTTTAGGGAAAGCGTACGACGCTGCAGAGAAGTAATTTGGTAACCGCTACCTGAGACTGAAACTACAAAGGGTCCGGAGGAGCGTGCCAACTCACCGGTCAAACGTCATTCAATGCACAACTGTTACAGAAGACCCCCAAGATTCTTCCTGCGTTAATTAGCCTTTATCACCTCTTAATTACCTTTTATTACAAAGATTAATATTGGTAATTAATGGGGGCATGATTCATGAGACTTATACCCATAGCTCAAGTATAAATAGAGCTTTTCATTTATTGTAAGGGGCATCTAaaacattatacaacaatacaaaatattcatattatTCTTAGCATTCGCTTTTTCTTGCTTAATTCGCTGAGGTTATAGTGATTCACCACTCGGAGACTCTAGCTCAAAGTTTCTCTAAGGCCCAGGCTACATATCTAGCTATGCTTTGCTTTCAATTCTCTTAGTAATTATTACTtcctatttcataatttttgttACGTTGATTCACGTGTCTCTAACCACGAACACAAATTCAATTGTACCGATTTTCCGTGTAAACAATTACTCcttctgtcccaaaaagattgtcttactttccttattagtttttcccaaaaagattgacacatttctataattaaaaacaatttaaatttatgagatgatttatagtcacataaatatctaaggcttgttttggaccacacatttcaaaagtcttcctttatttcttaaatttcgtgtcaagtcaaactaagacaatctttttgagacggagggagtatcttgTTTGAAGACATCAGGCAAATTCCATAAGATCTTGAACAATCCAAATTAAAGATCTGGACTACTGGTGGAAGAAGAGTTTAAAGACATTTACATAATTTTTTCAAAGGTCTATCAAGAAAGATAGTTCGAAAAAGTCTTTCCTCAATATCCATCCGAAGTGTTTGGACGTTTCTTGACAATCGAACACATCCTAGGAGATCCGCACCATCCGTTACTTAAGAGATACACTACTTTGGCCCTTGATGGAACAAATTAAACAAGGAGAGATCATCAAGGGTCGCTCCTCACGATCGATTGATTGAAGTACAACTAACTCTTTTTGAAGATCAAGTACATTGATTAGAGATCTACATCATCCTTTGTAAGAGAAATTACTTGTTTCATCCCTTGAAACAAGTAATTTAAATTGGAGGGAGGAATCAGGGGACCCACATAATTGCACTCCTACaaaattacaataaaataattttactcACATTGTTTCATGATTTCAATTGTTTATTCTCCATACCTACAATTTGTCGCGAACAAATTACTAGATTTTCAACTTTTAACAAATACACCGATGTATATTTTACAAAGCAAGAATAGAGTAactcagagagagagagagagatcgaAACACATGAACCTGTATAGATAGAGGTGGAACAATATCATAGAGATCGAGCAGGGTTAGCTGATCGATGTCCTCCCTTAGTCGTAAAAGAAGCAAGCGAATCAATTTGAGCTAATGAGTTACTAAGAGATATTAGATCAACACTAATTTTGaattatgatatatgataatatgaagTTGAGTATTGAGTATAAAATGCATTTACATGATTTCATGCATGTTTTAGAAGTATCGCAATAGTTATGGGTAGTGATACTTTTTGCTCAGTCGATGAACTGATTACTCTTTATTTAATGTTTCAGATTTCAGAGCTGAAGTTGAGCCCAAGATCTGACTGATCATTCTTGTTAAGCTAGCATCTTAGTGACTTCATCCTCATAGGTCTTTCTGGGGGAGCCAGTTGATTATGTTTCACTTTTCTATGCTATTTCTAAATGGTTGCATATTTATTGATTCTAGAGTCGCTCGATATACTCTTCGTTAGTTCTTCAGTTTTGTAATTAGACATTTTAGTTGCTCAGTTGCAATTATGTTAAGTTGAAGATTAGTCTAAGTTCTGATGGATGGATTAATAAACATGTTGTGAATTAAGTTTGGATTCTTAAGTTAAATGTTAGAGATGTAATGAGTTAAGTTGATTGGGGACTAATACCACTAAGTGCTGGTCATTGCCACTAGTTGGACCGTGACaaaattagttaaaaaaaaagcagtaaaggcaaatattttttcCTTACTAAATATACTCGCGGAAGAATCAAATTGAAAAGATTCAATTACCGGAAAGACTTACATAAGATATGTCGATTTTGTCATCAACAAACGCCTGACTTTGACTATGAAAAGCACTAGATAGACACATTGTAATTAAGTCacgaaattaaaaaagataGCAAATTACAATTTTAAAAGTAGAGGAAAGCAGGGACTAGAAAAAGAGGGATGGGGAGGGGGCTGGTGTGCACAAACTTATTGCTCAAAACAAATTATGAAAACAAATTTAGGCCCAAATGGCCATGACAGACATTCCACCAGCACCTAGAAGAACAGCCATAAAGGACTTGATTTGTAGCTTTACACTGCCTTGTAACTTGTCACCCATAAAATCAGCAGCAAGAAGATCTACTAAAGCCATATAGATCAGAAGGCCAGCAGAGGATGCATTGAGCAATCCAACGGTTATTAGTGCTCGTGGGCTGTTTTCCTCGTAAGTGCTCGACAGGGCTATCCCAAGTGCTATACCAAATGGAGTTGTTACTGCGAAGAAAAATGCCATTATTGCCTTCTTTAAGAACTTGTATTCAGCctggaaaaaagaagaatagaATTAGTGAATGCAAATTATGGAtgtaataagaaaatatatttactCATGGTCGATCGATACTTTTGTTAATAAGGTACTTTGAAAGAAATCTTTATTCCCTgtatctaaatttttcataaaatgAACACTACTTGCCTGGAGGATGCAACCACCAAGACCCATCCCTTCAAACATTTGATGAAAGCAAAGTGCAGCGACGAGTCCTTTAATTGTGCAAGTATTGCTTGACGCACCTAGAGATAACCCTATCACTATTGAGTGAACGATAATTCCGAGCTCTAACACCTGCAAAAACATTTTTGTATTTGAAAACTAATGGTTTAGCAGAACTGAATATAACTTTTCAATAAATGAAAACTTCTAATATTCTTCAGTCATAAAAAAATGTTTGACATAAAATGTTTCAAGAATAAGGCATTAACTGTAAATTGTTTATCGATCTGTACTAGAACAACGGTCAATCGGTCATACCGTTGTATCCTTGAGCAAAAATCATCTCACACATTACTACATTAGAGACCTACTGAATGAAaatatattcctttttttttttccatgctAGTGGGCAGTGGGCATGTTTCACTTCCCAAGAGCCAAACAGTTATCTTCATCcaacattttcttttctttattggatattttgtgaatatcttatattattttcaaaagacAATTGGACTTTAGAAAATGTAAAGAGGGCCATCCAGCGTTGAAATAAGTCAATAAACACGGCGAAGATGAAGcagatttttttatatataaataacatatTAATAATCTAACAATGTCAACACAACCTAGCAACAGAGAGACCACTAATTTAGTAGTCTCCTTCATCACAACATAAATATATTCAAAAGGTTTTCGAATCTTTCTTCCcttcattttataaaatttccACTATGATAAGTTCGTCAATTATCTCCAAAATATTCGTCAATTATCTCCAAAATATTTGTGACTACATGCTTCCAAACTTCTAACATTTGAagattgaatttaaaaaaaaaaaatgaaaaaagaagaagcaaattgATCATATATAAGTACTCCCTTCGACCTTCTTCTCCTTTTATGTGTTTGACTAGGTAAGAaattaaagagagaaaaaataaatttttagatATATAGTCtaaatatgccataacatttattttagccataaaaattatatcattaatgataaaaatgaaagtttaaagttaaCTGATTTATAAACATAGAAAAGTATAATTCTTTTTAGGacatactaagaaaaaaagTGTACATGTCAAATAATAAAACGGGACCGAGGGAGTAATAGAATAAAGTATAAAACTAACCATGGCAATTACTCTGTATCGCAGTAGTTTTTTACCATCAACTCCATCTTTAGTCGAAAAAGATCCATGGTGATGATGCGAATGAACATGATTTCCAGTTTCTTGATCGTGACTTTCTGGAATTACACCAGCTTTGTTTTTCTTGCTGTACAAACTAGTCGCTATAGAGTCAATAGCCAACGTTATTATAGCAGACAACATTGCAACAAATCCAGTGAAGGGAAACTTATGCCACGGGTTCTCCTTCAAGCAACTCGACGACAACATGTCAAATGAGTCTGGTAACACGTGCATGAAGCCCGTGGCTAGGATAATTCCTGCTGCAAATGCCTTGACGATCACGAAAAGGCTTCGATCGGGGCTTAGGGCCGGGATAGAACGTGTAACCAATGGAAGACATACTCCGATCATGCTAGTGATTAAGATGGAGACTATGGCTATGATTTTTAAGGGTAATGCTTTGGATTTGTTGACACAAGAGTTGTCTTCTTCTGCTCCACAATCCTCTACTACTGATAAAACTTGAGGTACTGAAATTGA from Lycium ferocissimum isolate CSIRO_LF1 chromosome 2, AGI_CSIRO_Lferr_CH_V1, whole genome shotgun sequence includes:
- the LOC132048134 gene encoding fe(2+) transport protein 1-like; translated protein: MANFHFKHIAIFFILISISVPQVLSVVEDCGAEEDNSCVNKSKALPLKIIAIVSILITSMIGVCLPLVTRSIPALSPDRSLFVIVKAFAAGIILATGFMHVLPDSFDMLSSSCLKENPWHKFPFTGFVAMLSAIITLAIDSIATSLYSKKNKAGVIPESHDQETGNHVHSHHHHGSFSTKDGVDGKKLLRYRVIAMVLELGIIVHSIVIGLSLGASSNTCTIKGLVAALCFHQMFEGMGLGGCILQAEYKFLKKAIMAFFFAVTTPFGIALGIALSSTYEENSPRALITVGLLNASSAGLLIYMALVDLLAADFMGDKLQGSVKLQIKSFMAVLLGAGGMSVMAIWA